In one Umezawaea sp. Da 62-37 genomic region, the following are encoded:
- a CDS encoding GNAT family N-acetyltransferase — protein MELRTAKPRDLEQIADLLAERGEPEDALDHRLVVEDPDQGWESCAVVVDGERVVSTLTVLDETLVLGGVEIPAGQVELVATDRGYEGRGLVRRLMAWAHQHSADRGHLTQVMVGIPYFYRQFGYSYAIPIPPARPVATPPPAVEGHVVRRAEVDDVKAMAALQDGLQADVDLRMPHSAACWRWLVAREGSTLWVVERDGVPVGTGRLADSRLTEIAAVDAAAEQALLSHVLGLAEDVEVTDRPGNRLAPFLGPPPRDAEMYCSRIQDPVALLEHLRPLLSRRADGYDGDVVVSFFRSHVRFRCTDGQAGPMTAGGVMAGPASVGGAGVAPDLVPALLFGPLGIEGLAERHPDVYPGPARDLMAALFPPVRADLLTYYVP, from the coding sequence ATGGAGTTGCGCACAGCCAAGCCCCGCGACCTGGAGCAGATCGCCGACCTGCTGGCCGAGCGGGGCGAACCCGAGGACGCGCTGGACCACCGGCTCGTCGTGGAGGACCCCGACCAGGGCTGGGAGTCCTGCGCGGTGGTCGTCGACGGCGAGCGGGTCGTCTCCACGCTGACGGTGCTCGACGAGACCCTGGTGCTCGGCGGGGTGGAGATCCCCGCGGGGCAGGTCGAACTGGTGGCCACCGACCGCGGGTACGAGGGCCGCGGCCTGGTGCGGCGGCTGATGGCGTGGGCGCACCAGCACTCGGCCGACCGCGGCCACCTGACCCAGGTGATGGTCGGGATCCCCTACTTCTACCGCCAGTTCGGCTACTCCTACGCCATCCCGATCCCGCCTGCCCGCCCGGTCGCCACACCGCCGCCCGCGGTCGAGGGGCACGTGGTGCGGCGGGCCGAGGTGGACGACGTCAAGGCGATGGCGGCGTTGCAGGACGGCTTGCAGGCCGATGTCGACCTGCGGATGCCGCACTCGGCGGCGTGCTGGCGCTGGCTGGTGGCCCGCGAGGGCAGCACTCTCTGGGTGGTCGAGCGCGACGGCGTCCCGGTCGGCACCGGGCGGCTGGCGGACTCCCGGCTCACCGAGATCGCCGCGGTGGACGCCGCCGCCGAACAGGCGCTGCTGAGCCACGTCCTCGGGTTGGCGGAGGACGTCGAGGTCACCGACCGGCCGGGCAACCGGCTGGCGCCGTTCCTCGGGCCGCCGCCGCGGGACGCGGAGATGTACTGCTCGCGGATCCAGGACCCCGTGGCGCTGCTGGAACACCTGCGGCCGCTGCTGTCCAGGCGCGCCGACGGCTACGACGGGGACGTCGTGGTCTCGTTCTTCCGCTCGCACGTGCGCTTCCGCTGCACGGACGGACAGGCGGGCCCGATGACCGCGGGCGGCGTGATGGCCGGTCCCGCGTCCGTCGGGGGCGCGGGTGTGGCCCCCGACCTCGTCCCGGCGCTGCTGTTCGGCCCGCTGGGCATCGAGGGCCTCGCCGAGCGCCACCCGGACGTCTACCCCGGTCCCGCGCGCGACCTCATGGCCGCGCTGTTCCCGCCGGTCCGCGCCGACCTGCTGACCTACTACGTGCCGTGA
- a CDS encoding putative sulfate exporter family transporter: MVTAVIPRPSPDSARRTPARVVPGLVVALVVAGIATGLGGLVPVVGGPVFGIVLGVLAAVAVPGLRESRWTPGYDIAGKVVLQLSIVVLGAGLSLRQVVQVGGESLPVMLGTLAIALGGAWLLGRWLGVRGDAQILIGVGTGICGASAIAATTGVIRAKQEQVAYALGTIFVFNIAAVLLFPPIGHLLGLSPHAFGLWAGTAINDTSSVAAAAYSYGGDAGTYGLVVKLTRSLMLIPVVVVLAVLTARREARGGFSARTMPWRRIVPVFLVGFVAAAALGTLGVIPSAWHPALTALGAFLITTALAGIGLSLRLSALRRAGARPLLLGGLLWLAVAVGSLGLQALTGHL; the protein is encoded by the coding sequence GTGGTGACCGCTGTTATCCCACGGCCGTCGCCGGACTCCGCGCGGCGAACGCCGGCGCGGGTGGTGCCGGGCCTGGTGGTGGCGCTGGTCGTCGCCGGGATCGCCACCGGACTGGGCGGGCTCGTGCCGGTGGTCGGCGGGCCGGTGTTCGGCATCGTGCTGGGTGTTCTCGCCGCGGTGGCGGTGCCCGGCCTGCGGGAGAGCCGGTGGACGCCCGGCTACGACATCGCGGGCAAGGTCGTGCTCCAGCTCTCCATCGTGGTGCTCGGCGCGGGACTGTCGCTGCGCCAGGTGGTCCAGGTCGGCGGGGAGTCGCTGCCCGTCATGCTCGGCACCCTCGCCATCGCGCTCGGCGGCGCGTGGCTGCTCGGCCGGTGGCTCGGCGTCCGCGGTGACGCGCAGATCCTGATCGGCGTGGGCACCGGGATCTGCGGCGCGTCCGCCATCGCCGCGACCACCGGCGTGATCAGGGCCAAGCAGGAGCAGGTCGCCTACGCGCTCGGCACGATCTTCGTCTTCAACATCGCGGCCGTGCTGCTGTTCCCGCCGATCGGCCACCTGCTCGGCCTGAGTCCGCACGCGTTCGGCCTGTGGGCGGGGACCGCGATCAACGACACGTCCTCCGTGGCGGCCGCGGCCTACTCCTACGGCGGCGACGCCGGGACGTACGGCCTGGTCGTCAAGCTCACCCGCTCGCTGATGCTGATCCCGGTCGTGGTCGTCCTGGCCGTGCTGACCGCCCGCCGGGAGGCCCGCGGGGGGTTCAGCGCGCGGACCATGCCGTGGCGCCGGATCGTCCCGGTGTTCCTGGTCGGCTTCGTCGCCGCCGCGGCACTCGGCACCCTCGGTGTCATCCCTTCCGCCTGGCACCCGGCGCTCACGGCCCTGGGCGCCTTCCTGATCACCACCGCCCTGGCCGGGATCGGCCTGTCGCTGCGGCTGTCCGCGCTGCGCCGGGCGGGCGCCCGCCCGTTGCTGCTCGGCGGTCTGCTGTGGCTCGCGGTCGCGGTGGGCAGCCTCGGTCTGCAAGCGCTTACCGGCCACCTCTGA
- a CDS encoding amino acid permease has translation MASRSADEERLHELGYAQELSRTMSGFSNFAVSFTIISILSGCLTLYGFGMNTGGPALIVWGWPFVGLMTLVVGLAMAEVCSSFPTAGGLYYWAAKLAPSNGAAWSWFTGWFNFLGQVAVTAGIDFGAAFFINAYLDLQFGFAATPGHTILIFGLVLVLHGLLNTFGVKLVSRLNDISVWWHIVGVLVIVGALVFIPSEHQSASYVFTTFVNNTGWTSPLYVGLLGLLLAQYTFTGYDASAHMTEETHDAARSGPRGIVMSIVVSLIAGWVLLVGITFAIQDYDGAIGSSTGVPPAQIFIDALGLTGGKLLLLIAIGAQLFCGMSSVTANSRMIYAFSRDGALPASKFWHKINKRTRTPTNAIWLAAGGAFLLGLPYLWNPTAYAAVTSIAVIGLYIAYVMPTLLRLLQGDRFQRGPWHLGRWSRPIGIVAVVWVVFISVLFMLPQASPVTAKTFNYTPIAVLVVLGFAGVWWLVSARKWFTGPKVQGTPEELAAIERDLDSV, from the coding sequence ATGGCATCACGGTCCGCTGACGAGGAGCGGTTGCACGAACTCGGTTACGCCCAAGAACTCTCCCGCACCATGTCCGGGTTCTCGAACTTCGCGGTGTCCTTCACGATCATCTCGATCCTGTCCGGCTGCCTGACCCTCTACGGGTTCGGCATGAACACCGGCGGGCCCGCGCTGATCGTGTGGGGTTGGCCGTTCGTGGGGCTGATGACGTTGGTGGTCGGCCTGGCGATGGCGGAGGTGTGCTCCAGCTTCCCGACGGCGGGCGGGTTGTACTACTGGGCGGCGAAGCTGGCGCCGAGCAATGGTGCGGCGTGGTCGTGGTTCACCGGGTGGTTCAACTTCCTGGGCCAGGTGGCCGTGACGGCGGGCATCGACTTCGGGGCGGCGTTCTTCATCAACGCGTACCTGGACCTGCAGTTCGGGTTCGCCGCGACGCCGGGGCACACGATCCTGATCTTCGGGTTGGTGCTGGTGCTGCACGGGCTGCTGAACACCTTCGGCGTGAAGCTGGTGTCGCGGCTCAACGACATCAGCGTGTGGTGGCACATCGTCGGCGTGCTGGTGATCGTGGGCGCGCTGGTGTTCATCCCGTCGGAGCACCAGTCGGCGAGCTACGTGTTCACCACGTTCGTCAACAACACCGGCTGGACGTCGCCGCTCTACGTCGGACTGCTCGGACTCCTGTTGGCGCAGTACACCTTCACCGGCTACGACGCCTCGGCGCACATGACCGAGGAGACGCACGACGCGGCCCGCAGCGGTCCGCGCGGCATCGTGATGTCCATCGTGGTCTCGCTGATCGCGGGCTGGGTGCTGCTGGTCGGGATCACCTTCGCGATCCAGGACTACGACGGCGCGATCGGCAGCTCGACCGGGGTGCCGCCCGCGCAGATCTTCATCGACGCGCTGGGCTTGACCGGCGGGAAGCTGCTGCTGCTGATCGCGATCGGCGCGCAGCTGTTCTGCGGCATGTCGTCGGTGACCGCGAACTCGCGGATGATCTACGCGTTCTCCCGCGACGGCGCGCTGCCCGCGTCGAAGTTCTGGCACAAGATCAACAAGCGGACCCGGACGCCCACGAACGCGATCTGGCTGGCCGCGGGCGGGGCGTTCCTGCTCGGCCTGCCGTACCTGTGGAACCCCACGGCGTACGCGGCGGTCACGTCGATCGCGGTGATCGGGCTCTACATCGCCTACGTCATGCCCACGCTGCTCCGGTTGCTGCAAGGCGACCGGTTCCAGCGCGGACCGTGGCATCTGGGCAGGTGGAGCAGGCCGATCGGGATCGTCGCCGTGGTGTGGGTCGTCTTCATCAGCGTGCTGTTCATGCTGCCGCAGGCGAGCCCGGTGACCGCGAAGACGTTCAACTACACGCCGATCGCGGTGCTGGTGGTGCTCGGCTTCGCGGGCGTCTGGTGGCTGGTCTCCGCCCGGAAGTGGTTCACCGGCCCCAAGGTCCAGGGCACGCCGGAGGAACTGGCGGCGATCGAACGGGACCTGGACTCGGTCTGA
- a CDS encoding RNA polymerase sigma-70 factor, producing MTDDVFADHRNLLFSVAYRILGSAVDAEDAVQDTWLRWSSADRSPVADPKAYLVRIVSNVAVDRLRSASVRREVYVGPWLPEPILTGTDDPETAESVSVALLVVLEALTPLERAVFVLKEAFGFGYAEIADAVARSEDTVRQAAHRARGHVRSRRPRFPADRARQRDVTERFFAAATGGDINALMDLLAPDVALWTDGGGKVRQAMRPVVGADRVAAWFAGIATRPYEGVAIADMSAAVVELNGSPGVVFTGAGRVIGTLTLDLDDDGRIAAVHNVANPDKLRAVTTGTVHPVGLDR from the coding sequence ATGACCGACGACGTCTTCGCCGACCACCGGAACCTGCTGTTCTCGGTCGCCTACCGCATCCTCGGCTCCGCGGTCGACGCCGAGGACGCGGTGCAGGACACCTGGCTCAGGTGGTCGTCGGCCGACCGCTCCCCGGTCGCCGACCCCAAGGCGTACCTGGTGCGGATCGTGTCGAACGTGGCCGTGGACCGGCTGCGGTCCGCGAGCGTCCGCCGGGAGGTCTACGTCGGTCCGTGGCTGCCGGAGCCGATCCTCACCGGCACCGACGACCCGGAGACGGCGGAGTCGGTGTCGGTGGCGCTGCTCGTGGTGCTGGAGGCGCTGACCCCGTTGGAGCGCGCGGTGTTCGTGCTGAAGGAGGCGTTCGGGTTCGGCTACGCCGAGATCGCCGACGCCGTCGCGCGCTCCGAGGACACCGTGCGCCAGGCCGCCCACCGCGCCCGCGGCCACGTGCGCTCCCGGCGCCCGCGCTTCCCCGCCGACCGGGCCAGGCAGCGCGACGTCACCGAGCGGTTCTTCGCGGCCGCCACCGGGGGCGACATCAACGCGCTGATGGACCTGCTCGCACCGGACGTGGCGCTGTGGACCGACGGCGGGGGCAAGGTGCGGCAGGCGATGCGCCCGGTCGTCGGCGCGGACCGGGTCGCCGCCTGGTTCGCGGGCATCGCCACCCGCCCGTACGAGGGCGTCGCCATCGCGGACATGTCCGCCGCGGTGGTCGAGCTCAACGGCAGCCCCGGCGTCGTGTTCACCGGCGCGGGCCGGGTGATCGGCACCCTGACCCTCGACCTCGACGACGACGGCCGGATCGCCGCGGTCCACAACGTCGCCAACCCGGACAAGCTCCGCGCCGTCACCACCGGGACCGTCCACCCCGTGGGGCTCGACCGCTGA
- a CDS encoding response regulator transcription factor: MPIRVLIADDQTLVRTGFRLILNADPDIEVISEAADGESAVRLARRFRPDVTLMDIRMPGLDGIRATELLAGPTVADPLRVVVVTTYDVDENVYAALLAGACGFLLKDAGPRLLVEAVHAAAKGESMVSPSVTVRLLAHFTSDPTRSLVRPDVPLTARELDVVLAVARGRTNAEVSAELRISLSTVKTHLASVQGKLEARNRTEIAIWAWRNRLLT; encoded by the coding sequence ATGCCGATCAGGGTGCTCATCGCCGACGACCAGACCCTGGTGCGCACCGGTTTCCGGCTCATCCTCAACGCCGACCCGGACATCGAGGTGATCAGCGAGGCCGCCGACGGGGAGTCCGCGGTGCGGCTGGCCCGGCGGTTCCGGCCCGACGTCACGCTGATGGACATCCGGATGCCGGGGCTCGACGGCATCCGCGCCACCGAACTGCTCGCGGGCCCGACCGTCGCCGATCCGCTGCGGGTCGTCGTGGTGACGACTTATGACGTGGACGAGAACGTCTACGCGGCCCTGCTCGCGGGCGCGTGCGGGTTCCTGCTCAAGGACGCGGGGCCCCGGCTGCTGGTGGAGGCCGTGCACGCGGCGGCCAAGGGCGAGTCGATGGTGTCGCCGTCGGTCACCGTGCGGCTGCTGGCGCACTTCACCAGCGACCCGACCAGGTCCCTCGTCCGGCCGGACGTGCCGTTGACGGCAAGGGAACTGGACGTCGTGCTGGCCGTCGCGAGAGGACGGACGAACGCGGAGGTCAGCGCGGAGCTGCGGATCTCCCTGTCCACGGTCAAAACCCACCTGGCGAGCGTCCAGGGCAAGCTGGAGGCGCGCAACCGCACCGAGATCGCCATCTGGGCGTGGCGGAACCGGCTGCTGACCTGA
- a CDS encoding response regulator transcription factor, with product MIRVLVADGQTLVRTGLRLILDADPGILVVGEAADGDSAVRLARRLRPDVAVVEARLPGIDGIRATELLAGKGVRDPLRVLVVAVRGTEDDVRSALAAGASGFLLKDSGPRLLVEAVHAAARGEAVVSPPIAANLLRHFTRTSRRTPRRDDAPLTARESDVVLAVARGRSDVEIAAELSISTATVKSHLAGARSKLDARNRTEIAIWAWEGGLVS from the coding sequence GTGATCCGCGTGCTCGTGGCGGACGGCCAAACGCTGGTGCGCACCGGTCTCCGGCTCATCCTCGACGCCGACCCCGGCATCCTGGTCGTCGGGGAGGCGGCCGACGGCGACTCGGCGGTGCGGCTGGCCCGGCGGCTGCGCCCGGACGTGGCGGTCGTGGAGGCGCGGCTGCCGGGAATCGACGGCATCCGGGCCACCGAACTCCTGGCGGGCAAGGGCGTGCGGGATCCGCTGCGGGTGCTCGTGGTGGCGGTTCGCGGCACCGAGGACGACGTCCGGTCGGCGCTGGCCGCGGGCGCGTCCGGGTTCCTGCTCAAGGACTCCGGGCCGCGGCTGCTCGTCGAAGCGGTGCACGCCGCCGCGCGCGGCGAGGCGGTGGTGTCCCCGCCGATCGCGGCGAACCTGTTGCGGCACTTCACCCGCACGTCCCGTCGGACCCCTCGTCGGGACGACGCCCCGTTGACCGCGCGGGAGTCCGACGTGGTGCTGGCGGTGGCCCGCGGTCGCTCGGACGTCGAGATCGCGGCCGAGCTGTCGATCTCGACGGCCACCGTCAAGAGCCACCTCGCGGGCGCCCGGAGCAAGCTGGACGCCCGCAACCGCACCGAGATCGCCATCTGGGCGTGGGAAGGGGGACTGGTCTCATGA
- a CDS encoding histidine kinase: MTAAGPPARRSVLVAEIIALVVATAVDSALVIRQGGARGVLGPVLTTVVPYLGTAVAVLAVLRRRFPDRVALLGWSVIGFSLISTSAAGLVGAGSAAQPVATEVLGVALLAGAGCRRLRPVPAAVLAVAAGAAVVAAPVVRYGVESPVALAAVPAALMWGTALAFGLVLRDADARHLAALERVREGERLQLARELHDLVAHHVSGIVVLAQAAHALAENPAVADQDPVEVYREVERAGAAALTSMRRLVGMLRSDPLPPAVGGTIGDAVRDAADGQADVDVPDELDAVAVPPDLSGTVHRIVLESMTNVRRHAPHASVVEVSVHVADGDLVLEIRNDGVSGDGSGGGYGLVGMAERAAALGGGLRAGPEPGRRWRTTAWLPLRAEEGA, from the coding sequence ATGACCGCAGCCGGACCACCGGCACGTCGCAGCGTGCTCGTCGCCGAGATCATCGCACTGGTGGTGGCGACGGCCGTGGACAGCGCGCTGGTGATCCGGCAGGGCGGCGCGCGGGGCGTGCTGGGGCCCGTGCTGACGACCGTCGTGCCCTACCTGGGGACCGCGGTGGCGGTGCTGGCCGTCCTGCGCCGCCGCTTCCCGGACCGCGTCGCGCTGCTCGGCTGGTCGGTGATCGGGTTCTCGCTGATCAGCACCTCGGCCGCCGGACTCGTCGGCGCGGGATCGGCCGCCCAGCCGGTGGCGACCGAGGTGCTGGGCGTCGCGCTGCTGGCGGGTGCGGGGTGCAGGCGTCTGCGGCCGGTGCCCGCGGCGGTGCTGGCGGTGGCCGCGGGCGCGGCGGTCGTCGCCGCACCCGTGGTGCGCTACGGCGTCGAGTCGCCCGTGGCGCTGGCCGCCGTGCCCGCGGCCCTGATGTGGGGCACCGCGCTGGCGTTCGGCCTGGTCCTGCGGGACGCCGACGCCCGGCACCTGGCCGCGCTGGAACGCGTGCGCGAGGGCGAACGACTGCAACTGGCCAGGGAACTGCACGACCTGGTGGCGCACCACGTCAGCGGCATCGTCGTCCTCGCGCAGGCCGCGCACGCGCTCGCGGAGAACCCGGCGGTGGCCGACCAGGACCCCGTCGAGGTGTACCGGGAGGTCGAGCGGGCGGGAGCGGCGGCGCTCACCTCCATGCGCAGGCTGGTCGGGATGCTGCGCAGCGACCCCCTGCCGCCGGCGGTGGGCGGCACGATCGGCGACGCCGTCCGCGACGCCGCCGACGGCCAGGCGGACGTGGACGTGCCGGACGAGCTGGACGCCGTGGCGGTGCCGCCGGACCTGTCCGGCACAGTGCACCGGATCGTCCTGGAGTCCATGACCAACGTCCGGCGGCACGCCCCGCACGCCTCGGTGGTCGAGGTCAGCGTGCACGTCGCCGACGGCGACCTCGTGCTGGAGATCCGCAACGACGGTGTGAGCGGTGACGGGTCGGGGGGCGGCTACGGTCTGGTGGGCATGGCGGAACGGGCCGCCGCGCTGGGCGGCGGTCTGCGCGCCGGACCGGAACCCGGTCGCCGCTGGCGCACCACCGCGTGGCTCCCGCTGCGCGCCGAGGAAGGGGCCTGA
- a CDS encoding RDD family protein, giving the protein MDAGKTVVLRRYVQYVLDQALIMVATVSATLWGAAAAYSLVEIGAPGKVLYLPLVMFIGIQLGGTVWSEVWVPHRQGGATPAMSRMGLRIVRIDGREPSLRDYLVRWLLFAVDGLFLCLVGVVLIAITPRNQRFGDLVTRTVVVRA; this is encoded by the coding sequence ATGGATGCCGGGAAGACCGTGGTGCTGCGCCGCTACGTCCAGTACGTGCTGGACCAGGCGTTGATCATGGTGGCGACGGTCTCGGCGACCCTGTGGGGAGCGGCCGCGGCGTACTCGCTGGTCGAGATTGGCGCTCCGGGGAAGGTGCTCTACCTCCCGCTGGTGATGTTCATCGGGATCCAGTTGGGCGGCACGGTGTGGTCGGAGGTGTGGGTGCCGCACCGGCAGGGCGGGGCGACTCCCGCGATGAGCCGCATGGGGCTGCGGATCGTCCGGATCGACGGCCGCGAACCCAGCCTGCGCGACTACCTCGTGCGGTGGCTGCTGTTCGCGGTGGACGGCCTGTTCCTGTGCCTGGTCGGGGTGGTGCTGATCGCGATCACGCCGCGCAACCAGCGGTTCGGCGACCTGGTGACGCGGACCGTGGTGGTGCGCGCGTAG
- a CDS encoding discoidin domain-containing protein — protein sequence MTDAPRNRHRLVLVAVLVSLLAALLTAATTPAVAADVVVSQNKPVTASSSESAGTAAGAAVDGNDGTRWSSAFAAEQWFQVDLGSATRISQVAVNWESAYAKAFTIQLSTDGGNYTQVYATTAGTGGRQSIPVTGTARYVRVDLTQRALPSYGYSMWEFQVFGAGAATSAVAGVALVNNASKKPVLGLSPLVDGSVVDLTRLANRNLSLQATLANGVTAGSVAFTLAGAKGSAYARTENTAPYFLCNDYVDCPLLATADSYTLTVQAYSGANASGPLGSPFTVRFSVSTAAVAAAPLDVLFIGNSLIGTATGATGADTPKVVQQLATAAGRTLRFTEVIHFGNTLQQTWDGGEVAAALSGSAKYDYIVLQEYSTLVATNPTSASNTLLNTYSPTFGRSLKPGGKVVLFKNWALVDPAPFANRAANVAAINTNYAALSTGLPTPNALAPISEEFETLIATKGTSYLIVADGKHPNDTAIYLNSATLYGILFRESPRGLSPLYVNAATATSLREVAATAIGY from the coding sequence ATGACCGACGCACCGCGCAACCGGCACCGGCTCGTACTCGTCGCGGTCCTCGTCAGCCTGCTGGCCGCGCTGCTCACAGCGGCGACGACGCCGGCTGTCGCGGCGGACGTGGTGGTGTCGCAGAACAAGCCGGTGACGGCGTCGTCGTCGGAGTCGGCGGGGACGGCGGCGGGCGCGGCGGTGGACGGGAACGACGGGACGCGGTGGTCGAGCGCGTTCGCGGCTGAGCAGTGGTTCCAGGTGGATCTGGGTTCGGCGACCAGGATCAGCCAGGTCGCGGTCAACTGGGAGAGCGCCTACGCGAAGGCGTTCACGATCCAGTTGTCGACCGACGGCGGGAACTACACGCAGGTGTACGCGACGACGGCCGGAACCGGTGGCAGGCAAAGCATCCCGGTGACCGGGACCGCGCGGTACGTGCGCGTCGACCTCACCCAGCGGGCCCTGCCGTCCTACGGCTACTCGATGTGGGAGTTCCAGGTCTTCGGCGCCGGCGCGGCCACGAGCGCGGTCGCCGGCGTCGCACTGGTCAACAACGCGTCGAAGAAGCCGGTGCTCGGGCTGAGCCCACTGGTGGACGGCTCGGTGGTCGACCTCACCAGGCTGGCCAACCGCAACCTGAGCCTCCAGGCGACGCTCGCGAACGGCGTCACGGCGGGCAGCGTGGCCTTCACCCTGGCCGGCGCCAAGGGATCCGCGTACGCGCGCACCGAGAACACGGCGCCGTACTTCCTGTGCAACGACTACGTCGACTGCCCGCTGCTGGCCACCGCGGACTCGTACACGCTGACCGTGCAGGCCTACTCGGGCGCCAACGCGTCGGGGCCGCTGGGGTCGCCGTTCACCGTGCGGTTCTCCGTCTCGACGGCGGCGGTGGCTGCGGCGCCGCTGGACGTCCTGTTCATCGGCAACAGCCTGATCGGCACCGCCACCGGCGCGACCGGCGCGGACACGCCGAAGGTGGTGCAGCAGCTGGCGACCGCGGCGGGCCGCACGCTGCGCTTCACCGAGGTGATCCACTTCGGCAACACGCTCCAGCAGACGTGGGACGGCGGCGAGGTGGCGGCCGCGCTGAGCGGGTCGGCGAAGTACGACTACATCGTGCTCCAGGAGTACAGCACCCTGGTCGCGACCAACCCGACCAGCGCGTCCAACACCCTGTTGAACACCTACTCGCCCACCTTCGGCCGCTCCCTCAAGCCGGGCGGCAAGGTCGTGCTGTTCAAGAACTGGGCGCTCGTCGACCCGGCGCCGTTCGCCAACCGGGCCGCGAACGTCGCGGCGATCAACACGAACTACGCCGCGCTGTCCACCGGGCTGCCGACGCCGAACGCGCTCGCGCCGATCAGCGAGGAGTTCGAGACCCTGATCGCCACGAAGGGCACGTCGTACCTCATCGTCGCCGACGGCAAGCACCCCAACGACACGGCGATCTACCTGAACTCCGCGACGCTGTACGGGATCCTGTTCCGCGAGTCGCCGCGCGGCCTCAGCCCGCTCTACGTCAACGCGGCGACGGCGACGTCACTGCGGGAGGTGGCCGCCACCGCGATCGGCTACTGA
- a CDS encoding alpha/beta fold hydrolase has translation MRRQAQVAAAVVLAAITAVAPAHADPLDPYTGQRITWGPCAFTPAEGAPAVECALVEVPRDWADPASGVDLDVSLSRSRATGERKGVLLINPGGPGGKGTGFANSVAGLAPEVNAAYDFIGMDPRGTGTSPQDSGFQCHVPTGRLPQGLLDARDRSAQSVAAHQQLPRAIAEACQSDAVAPYTTTWQTAHDMDLVRSLLGEDEINYLGYSYGTWLGAKYASLFPANTGKVVLDSSVNWQGRLQAAFEAFPEIDQRQFDAQYLPWTTRHYPEVVGTTPAEAKATWERARGYFAAHQLPPDNFDRAFVGMGSPLGWLLATLVFVVSANSADGGEAVDPALPAEFDEVSRAEFGVPAADLTPERITAAAPDYTDVSGTRFAVACGDQETRSAAWYKALSDRQGPLNPVYGWAYGLSEPCAYWSDAPRQQLPTLPPQVAANVLVVQGEMDPQTGYEQARAAVRAAPGVGFVSVDDAAYHGQYATSGNPCVDGMVEVFLLHNSRPGTAVCPGVPLLQEDTVFPVAGPVRAPVAVQAAQTPTPATPLRDQVQRYLGEVNSFR, from the coding sequence ATGCGACGACAGGCACAAGTCGCGGCGGCGGTCGTCCTGGCCGCCATCACGGCGGTCGCGCCCGCCCACGCCGACCCGCTCGACCCCTACACCGGTCAGCGGATCACCTGGGGGCCGTGCGCGTTCACCCCGGCGGAAGGCGCGCCCGCCGTCGAGTGCGCGCTGGTCGAGGTGCCGCGCGACTGGGCGGACCCGGCGTCCGGAGTGGACCTCGACGTCTCGTTGAGCCGGTCGCGGGCGACCGGTGAGCGCAAGGGCGTGCTGCTGATCAACCCCGGTGGCCCCGGCGGCAAGGGCACCGGGTTCGCGAACTCCGTGGCGGGGCTCGCGCCCGAGGTGAACGCGGCGTACGACTTCATCGGCATGGACCCCCGCGGCACCGGCACGTCGCCGCAGGACAGCGGGTTCCAGTGCCACGTGCCCACCGGGCGCCTGCCGCAGGGCCTGCTGGACGCGCGGGACCGGTCCGCGCAGAGCGTCGCGGCGCACCAGCAGCTGCCGCGCGCGATCGCCGAGGCGTGCCAGAGCGACGCGGTCGCGCCGTACACCACCACCTGGCAGACAGCGCACGACATGGACCTGGTGCGGAGCCTGCTGGGGGAGGACGAGATCAACTACCTCGGCTACTCCTACGGCACGTGGCTCGGCGCGAAGTACGCGTCGCTGTTCCCGGCGAACACCGGGAAGGTCGTGCTCGACTCCAGCGTGAACTGGCAGGGCAGGCTCCAGGCGGCGTTCGAGGCGTTCCCGGAGATCGACCAGCGGCAGTTCGACGCCCAGTACCTGCCGTGGACGACCCGGCACTACCCGGAGGTGGTCGGCACGACTCCCGCCGAGGCGAAGGCGACGTGGGAACGGGCGCGCGGGTACTTCGCCGCGCACCAGCTGCCGCCGGACAACTTCGACCGCGCGTTCGTCGGCATGGGCAGCCCGCTGGGCTGGCTGCTCGCCACGCTGGTGTTCGTGGTCTCCGCGAACAGCGCCGACGGCGGCGAGGCCGTCGACCCGGCGCTGCCGGCCGAGTTCGACGAGGTGTCGCGCGCCGAGTTCGGCGTGCCCGCCGCGGACCTGACGCCCGAACGGATCACCGCGGCGGCACCGGACTACACCGACGTGTCCGGCACCCGCTTCGCGGTCGCCTGCGGTGACCAGGAAACCCGTTCCGCCGCCTGGTACAAGGCGCTCAGCGACCGCCAGGGACCGCTGAACCCGGTGTACGGCTGGGCATACGGGCTGTCGGAGCCGTGCGCCTACTGGTCCGACGCGCCGCGTCAGCAGCTGCCGACACTGCCGCCGCAGGTCGCGGCCAACGTGCTGGTCGTGCAGGGCGAGATGGACCCGCAGACGGGCTACGAGCAGGCGCGTGCCGCCGTGCGCGCGGCACCGGGCGTCGGGTTCGTGTCGGTGGACGACGCCGCGTACCACGGCCAGTACGCCACCAGCGGGAATCCGTGCGTGGACGGCATGGTGGAGGTGTTCCTGCTGCACAACTCCCGGCCCGGCACTGCGGTGTGCCCCGGTGTGCCGCTCCTCCAGGAGGACACCGTGTTCCCCGTCGCCGGACCGGTGAGGGCGCCCGTCGCCGTCCAGGCCGCGCAGACGCCGACACCGGCGACGCCGCTGCGCGACCAGGTCCAGCGCTACCTGGGCGAGGTCAACTCGTTCCGCTGA